In Acidimicrobiales bacterium, one DNA window encodes the following:
- a CDS encoding Rne/Rng family ribonuclease produces MTDSASARPDDYGHEHSSSDRGAQPPEQEGGSSSTPGTSSNSARRRRRGSRGGRNRNRSSDRATTAQSEDSGGEDRSNEAESTTTAAEATSPPDLTGVPPGPVVAADPPAKPKIGDTRPAPPPRSAPPVSSRQNGEPESAEGARSRRRRRGSRGRGPQGEHRPVEAVLVDEAVELDDETREKRRGRERKGRPVGRYLMVVHKGPSATQIAVLEGRSLIEHYVSRAADDATQIDGNIYLGRVQNVLPGMEAAFIDIGTPKNAVLYRGDVRYDKEDLEPTEAGASSPTRGQLAGAARDARIEQLLKTGQTILCQVTKNPIGTKGARLTQEVSLPGRFVVLIPNSDTYGISKRLPDEERKRLRKILDDIRPTGHGLIVRTAAEGATADELRRDVARLCQQWEKIDELAKTSRTPALLYREPDMAVRVIREEFNKDYRGVVIDDRALYEEVRDYVSSINPELADRVEWAGEAEDPLPVFERYHVHEQIHKALDRKVWLPSGGSLIIERTEALTVIDVNTGKNVGTSNLEETVFRNNLEATDEIARQLRLRDIGGIIVIDFIDMEIAGNRAEVVKRFRAALARDKTRTQVFDISELGLVEMTRKRISEGLVESFSETCPTCGGRGIIFDQSLL; encoded by the coding sequence ATGACCGACTCTGCGTCGGCCCGCCCAGACGACTACGGGCACGAACACTCGAGTTCAGATCGGGGAGCCCAGCCCCCCGAGCAGGAAGGCGGCAGTAGCAGCACTCCTGGAACTTCCTCGAACAGCGCGAGGAGGCGTCGCCGCGGGTCTCGCGGCGGGCGCAACCGGAATCGGAGCTCGGACCGCGCGACCACCGCGCAAAGCGAAGATTCGGGCGGCGAAGATCGCTCCAATGAGGCGGAGAGCACCACGACAGCCGCGGAAGCAACTTCGCCTCCTGACCTGACTGGGGTGCCGCCCGGCCCGGTGGTTGCCGCCGACCCTCCGGCCAAACCGAAGATCGGCGACACCCGGCCGGCGCCGCCCCCGCGATCGGCACCCCCGGTGTCCAGTCGTCAGAACGGCGAGCCCGAATCCGCCGAAGGTGCGCGGTCCCGCCGGCGGCGCCGCGGATCCAGGGGACGCGGCCCGCAGGGTGAGCACCGTCCGGTCGAGGCAGTCCTGGTCGACGAGGCGGTCGAACTCGATGACGAGACAAGGGAGAAGCGCCGAGGCCGCGAACGAAAGGGACGTCCGGTCGGCCGCTACCTCATGGTGGTACACAAGGGTCCCTCGGCCACTCAGATCGCCGTTCTCGAAGGGCGGTCGCTCATCGAGCATTACGTCTCGCGCGCAGCAGACGACGCAACCCAGATCGACGGAAACATCTACCTCGGCAGGGTCCAGAACGTCCTCCCTGGAATGGAAGCGGCGTTCATCGATATCGGGACCCCGAAGAACGCGGTCCTCTACCGCGGCGACGTTCGCTACGACAAGGAAGACCTCGAGCCGACCGAAGCCGGCGCATCCTCGCCCACGCGCGGGCAACTCGCCGGCGCCGCCCGCGACGCCCGCATCGAGCAGCTCCTGAAGACCGGCCAGACCATCCTCTGCCAGGTCACCAAGAACCCGATCGGGACCAAGGGCGCACGGCTGACGCAGGAGGTGTCGCTGCCGGGGCGCTTCGTCGTCCTGATCCCGAACAGCGACACGTACGGCATATCGAAGCGCCTGCCCGACGAGGAGAGGAAACGTCTCCGCAAGATCCTCGATGACATCCGCCCGACCGGCCACGGGCTGATCGTTCGGACCGCCGCCGAGGGTGCTACCGCGGACGAGCTACGGCGCGACGTCGCGAGGCTTTGTCAGCAGTGGGAAAAAATCGACGAGCTTGCGAAGACGTCGCGCACCCCTGCACTCCTGTATCGCGAGCCGGACATGGCGGTGCGGGTGATCCGCGAGGAGTTCAACAAGGACTACCGCGGCGTGGTCATCGACGACCGTGCTCTCTACGAAGAAGTCCGCGACTACGTCTCGAGCATCAACCCAGAGCTGGCCGACAGGGTGGAGTGGGCGGGCGAGGCGGAAGATCCGCTGCCGGTGTTCGAGCGTTACCACGTGCACGAGCAGATCCATAAGGCGCTCGACCGGAAGGTTTGGCTCCCATCCGGAGGGTCGTTGATCATCGAGCGGACCGAAGCCCTCACCGTGATCGACGTGAACACCGGCAAGAACGTCGGCACGTCAAACCTTGAGGAGACCGTATTCAGGAACAACCTTGAGGCCACCGACGAGATCGCCCGCCAGCTTCGACTCCGCGACATCGGCGGGATCATCGTGATCGACTTCATCGACATGGAGATTGCCGGCAACCGGGCCGAGGTGGTGAAGAGGTTCCGGGCGGCTCTCGCACGGGACAAGACCCGCACCCAGGTATTCGACATCTCCGAGCTCGGCCTGGTCGAGATGACGCGGAAGAGGATTTCGG
- the rodA gene encoding rod shape-determining protein RodA: protein MAAPGIAVRRDVIPAVWRHVDVLLVGAVGLISAFGCLMIYTATRDQLEAAGLSPTYYLKKQATYMVVGLVVMLAVAAIDYRLLRDWAPAIYGFSIVLLLAVFAVGHKSKGSQAWFQFGSYQLEPSEFVKIALIISLASFCAAARGKLGGRALVALLALSAIPFLLIYKQPDLGTALVLAAVLVAVLLIGGASARHLVALGLIASVLAFGVVHFGVLKSYQQARLTSFVNSPNQPDAALLRSPAGANLYNLAEAKTAIGNGGLTGRGLGKGTMTNLSYVPEQRTDFIFTAVGEQLGLAGSAVLLLLFALVIWRTWQAATLSRDKFGTLVCVGVLAMLAFQVFENIGMTMGIMPVAGIPLPLMSYGGSAVIATFAALGLVLSVRMRRFS from the coding sequence ATGGCCGCCCCTGGCATCGCAGTCCGCCGTGACGTCATCCCGGCTGTTTGGCGCCATGTCGACGTGCTCCTCGTCGGGGCCGTGGGGCTGATCAGCGCGTTCGGGTGCCTGATGATCTACACCGCGACGCGGGACCAGCTCGAAGCGGCGGGTCTGAGCCCGACCTACTACCTGAAGAAGCAGGCGACTTACATGGTGGTGGGGCTCGTTGTGATGCTTGCGGTCGCGGCGATCGACTACCGGTTACTCCGGGACTGGGCGCCGGCGATCTACGGCTTCTCGATAGTCCTGCTGCTTGCGGTTTTCGCCGTCGGCCACAAGAGCAAAGGCTCACAGGCGTGGTTCCAGTTCGGTTCGTACCAGTTGGAGCCTTCGGAGTTCGTGAAGATCGCGTTGATCATTTCGTTAGCGAGCTTCTGCGCGGCCGCAAGAGGCAAGCTCGGCGGCCGGGCTCTGGTCGCGTTGCTCGCGCTGTCGGCGATCCCATTCCTTCTCATCTACAAGCAGCCCGACCTCGGTACCGCGTTGGTGCTCGCCGCGGTGCTCGTCGCCGTCCTTCTGATCGGCGGCGCGTCCGCTCGCCACCTGGTCGCGCTCGGCCTCATCGCGTCGGTGCTCGCGTTCGGGGTAGTCCACTTCGGTGTTCTGAAGAGCTACCAGCAGGCGCGGCTCACCTCGTTCGTCAACTCCCCGAACCAACCCGACGCTGCGCTGCTCCGTTCGCCCGCCGGCGCCAACCTCTACAACCTGGCCGAGGCGAAGACGGCGATCGGCAACGGCGGTCTCACCGGACGCGGGCTCGGGAAGGGCACGATGACCAACCTGTCCTACGTGCCCGAGCAGCGGACCGACTTCATCTTCACCGCAGTAGGTGAACAGCTGGGGCTGGCCGGGTCGGCGGTGCTGCTTCTCCTCTTCGCGCTAGTGATCTGGCGAACCTGGCAGGCGGCGACCCTCTCCCGGGACAAATTCGGCACCCTGGTCTGCGTCGGGGTCCTGGCCATGCTCGCGTTCCAGGTGTTCGAGAACATCGGCATGACCATGGGGATCATGCCCGTCGCCGGGATCCCGCTGCCCCTGATGAGCTACGGCGGTTCGGCGGTCATCGCCACCTTCGCAGCCCTCGGCCTGGTGCTCAGCGTCCGCATGCGGAGGTTCTCTTAA
- a CDS encoding TIGR03960 family B12-binding radical SAM protein: MTSLWPKIEPALARVQKPARYIGCEDGSVGAGSLKGLVGWLLIYPDTYEIGLPNQGLQILYEILNERDDSRAERTYAPWVDMEAEMRRRGIPLFSVDSHRPAAEFDLLAFNLSAELVYTNLLNCVDLAGVPIHAADRGPEHPLVVAGGHCTFNPEPLADFVDLFVIGDGEEAVGQMTAAVRDWKASGRTPGSRERLLRELASVPGVYVPSCYDVVYEGPALVSVAPKYPDVPERVEKRTIADLAAWLYPKQQLVPMTEVVHDRLNVEIFRGCTRGCRFCQAGMITRPVRERPAEQVTQMVSDGLARTGYDEVSLTSLSSADFSGIDSVVRSIIDDPACNGEVSVSLPSLRVDAFTVGVASEIQKVRRTGLTFAPEAGTWRMRQVINKLIREEDLYGAVESAFSQGWRRVKLYFLTGLPTETDEDTLGIAELARNCVTVGRRHHRGASVTASVGGFVPKPQTPFQWFGQNTPEELRRKIGLLRSATRGDKGVQLRWHDPEASLAEGIASRGDRRVGAVIEEVWRRGGTFQEWSEMFSLDLWRDAMEAHGLSIDWYVHRHRERGEVLPWDHISAGLHDDFLWQEWEDALEASGTPDCRWTPCYDCGACTGYGIEHVVASAVAPAGGSQGTGQDLGSGGDVPVFLRPTVGAGARS; encoded by the coding sequence ATGACGTCCCTGTGGCCCAAGATCGAGCCTGCTCTCGCCCGGGTGCAGAAGCCGGCACGGTACATAGGCTGCGAGGACGGGTCGGTCGGGGCGGGAAGCCTAAAAGGGCTGGTCGGGTGGCTTTTGATCTATCCCGACACCTACGAGATCGGCCTCCCGAACCAGGGCCTCCAGATCCTCTACGAGATCCTCAACGAGCGCGATGACAGCCGCGCCGAACGAACGTACGCACCCTGGGTGGACATGGAGGCGGAGATGCGCCGGCGGGGGATACCGCTGTTCTCCGTGGACAGCCACCGCCCAGCCGCGGAGTTCGACCTGCTCGCCTTCAATCTTTCGGCCGAGCTCGTTTACACGAACCTCCTGAACTGCGTCGACCTCGCCGGGGTCCCGATCCACGCAGCCGATCGAGGTCCAGAGCACCCGCTCGTTGTCGCCGGCGGCCATTGCACCTTCAATCCCGAACCGCTTGCCGACTTCGTCGATCTGTTCGTCATCGGTGACGGCGAAGAAGCGGTGGGACAAATGACCGCCGCGGTGCGGGACTGGAAGGCTTCGGGTCGTACGCCCGGGTCGCGAGAGCGCCTGCTGCGCGAGCTCGCGTCAGTGCCAGGGGTGTATGTGCCCTCGTGCTACGACGTGGTTTACGAAGGGCCGGCTCTCGTTTCCGTGGCGCCGAAGTATCCGGACGTGCCCGAGCGCGTCGAAAAACGCACCATCGCCGACCTCGCCGCATGGCTCTACCCGAAACAACAGCTGGTCCCCATGACCGAGGTTGTCCACGACCGGCTGAACGTTGAAATCTTCAGGGGCTGCACCAGGGGATGCCGATTTTGCCAGGCGGGGATGATCACCAGGCCGGTCCGCGAGCGACCCGCGGAGCAGGTGACCCAAATGGTGTCCGACGGACTCGCCCGGACCGGATACGACGAGGTAAGCCTCACTTCTCTCTCGAGCGCCGACTTCTCGGGCATCGACTCGGTGGTGCGTTCGATAATCGACGATCCCGCCTGCAACGGGGAAGTATCGGTCAGCCTGCCCAGCCTGCGGGTCGACGCGTTCACCGTCGGCGTTGCGTCGGAGATCCAGAAGGTGCGCCGAACCGGGCTCACCTTTGCGCCCGAGGCCGGCACCTGGCGGATGCGCCAGGTCATCAACAAGCTCATTCGTGAAGAGGACTTGTACGGCGCGGTGGAGTCGGCTTTTTCCCAGGGATGGAGAAGGGTCAAGCTCTACTTCCTCACCGGACTCCCGACGGAGACCGATGAGGACACGCTCGGCATCGCGGAGCTCGCGCGCAATTGCGTCACCGTCGGGCGGCGCCACCATCGCGGGGCTTCGGTCACCGCTTCGGTTGGTGGTTTCGTCCCCAAGCCGCAGACGCCGTTCCAGTGGTTCGGGCAGAACACCCCCGAGGAGCTGCGCCGCAAGATCGGTCTTCTTCGCTCTGCGACCCGCGGGGACAAAGGCGTGCAGCTTCGCTGGCATGACCCCGAAGCGTCGCTCGCCGAGGGAATCGCCAGCCGGGGCGACCGCCGTGTAGGAGCGGTGATCGAAGAGGTCTGGCGGCGGGGCGGGACGTTCCAAGAGTGGTCGGAGATGTTTTCGCTCGATCTGTGGCGCGACGCGATGGAGGCGCACGGCCTGTCCATCGACTGGTACGTGCACCGTCATCGCGAACGGGGCGAAGTTCTCCCGTGGGACCACATTTCGGCCGGGTTGCACGACGACTTCCTGTGGCAGGAGTGGGAGGACGCGCTCGAGGCGTCGGGAACGCCGGACTGCCGGTGGACTCCTTGTTACGACTGCGGGGCGTGCACCGGATACGGGATCGAGCACGTGGTGGCGTCGGCGGTGGCGCCGGCGGGTGGCAGCCAGGGCACGGGTCAGGACCTCGGTTCGGGCGGGGACGTTCCTGTGTTCCTTCGCCCCACCGTTGGAGCGGGGGCGCGGTCGTGA
- a CDS encoding TIGR03936 family radical SAM-associated protein yields MSAVAASERIRVRIRFAKTGKIRWTSHRDVARMWERAFRRIKLPLAYSEGFSPRPKVSFGLALPTGYESVAEYIDVELVGKIDVAALPHRLSAALPEGVEASAAQVIPAGTPSLQEEVTSCTWRWAVVPSEGANPVSGEDLEARVARCMEATELPVTRSRKGAEQTDDIRPSIISIKLEGPAGRSNVMEGPAGPSNVMEGPDGLSDSGGFWLVGELACQPRSIRPSEVTLALGPGLEERLPRRLHQWIWRDGARTEPLVIEGRSGAIGARHAEVRAS; encoded by the coding sequence GTGAGCGCGGTAGCCGCCTCCGAGCGGATCCGGGTTCGGATCCGTTTTGCAAAGACCGGCAAGATTCGTTGGACAAGTCACCGGGACGTGGCCCGCATGTGGGAGCGGGCGTTCCGCAGGATCAAGCTTCCGCTGGCGTACAGCGAAGGCTTCTCACCTCGTCCCAAGGTCAGCTTCGGCTTGGCCCTTCCCACCGGCTACGAATCAGTGGCCGAGTACATCGACGTCGAGTTGGTGGGGAAAATCGACGTCGCAGCCTTGCCTCACCGGTTGTCTGCGGCGCTGCCAGAAGGTGTCGAAGCCAGCGCAGCACAGGTCATCCCTGCGGGCACGCCATCGCTCCAAGAGGAGGTCACCTCGTGCACTTGGCGGTGGGCGGTGGTCCCCTCCGAAGGAGCGAATCCCGTCAGCGGCGAGGACCTAGAGGCGCGGGTTGCCCGCTGTATGGAGGCGACCGAATTGCCGGTCACGCGTTCCCGCAAGGGCGCGGAACAGACCGACGACATCCGGCCGAGCATCATCAGCATCAAACTCGAGGGACCCGCTGGTCGCTCGAATGTCATGGAGGGACCCGCTGGTCCCTCGAATGTCATGGAGGGACCTGATGGTCTCTCCGACTCCGGCGGCTTCTGGCTGGTCGGCGAACTTGCCTGCCAGCCCAGGTCCATCCGGCCCTCCGAGGTGACCCTCGCCTTGGGCCCCGGACTGGAGGAACGCCTTCCCCGGAGGCTTCACCAATGGATTTGGCGCGACGGCGCCCGGACCGAGCCACTCGTGATCGAGGGCCGCTCCGGCGCGATCGGCGCGCGGCACGCCGAGGTGCGTGCGTCATGA